The genomic DNA ACATAGGAGATATAGAATAGCTTTCCCTTAGTCACCTTGACTCCTCCTCAAACGCTTCGGTACGGTAATGGACAGGATACCATGCTCCAGTTTGGCATCCACTCGATCCGAATCGACCGGATGAGACAGGGTGATGGATCTTTTAAACGGACCGTAAAAACGTTCCAACCGCTGGAAAGCCTCGGCACTGCTTCCCTCCGGGGGCTGGCGGTTTCCCTCGACGGAAAGGGTCTTACCCTGAATATTTAACTCAACCGTGGATAAGGTGGCTCCGGGTATTTCTACGGTAAGGTAATAGTTGTGGCAGTCTTCTGAGCAATCCATGGGAGGAGACCACAACCCGGGCTGATCAAGAACCGGGAGGTGCAGCTCTTCGAGTAAACGATTCAGTTCACTTCGAATGATCAGGATCTCTTCGAGTCGGGTTCTGGCCGGTGCCACAACGCCATTATAGCCCAGCGCAGACTAATTGTCACCACTCATATCTTCATATTCGGCGTCAATCACATCACCCTGAGGTGGCGTGGATGTCGTCTCGGAACTCTGCCCCCCTCCGGTCGGACCGCCCGATTGAGAGGTAGCCTTCTGATAAATTTCCTGGGCAAGACTATGGTTTGCCCGGGTTAAATCATCAAAGGCTCGATTCAGACGATCCAGGCCGCCATCCTTCAGGGCCTGCCTTGCATCTTCCAGGGATTTTTCCAGTGCAGACGCAACTCCTGCCGACACCTTTTCACGATTTTCATTCAGAGTCTTTTCCGAGGAGTACACCAGGGTATCCAGCTTGTTCCGTGCTTCCGCGGCTTCACGATACCGACGATCTTCTTCGGCATGAGACTCCGCTGCATTGATCATTTTGTCAATCTCTTCCTGCTGAAGGCCCGAGGAACTGGTAATGGTGATCTTCTGCTCTTTTCCGGTTCCCAGATCTTTGGCAGATACATTCATAATCCCGTTGGCGTCGATATCAAAGGTAACCTCAACCTGAGGAATTCCGCGCGGTGCCGGAGGAATACCTACCAGGTGAAAACGGCCCAGAGTCCGGTTATCCCCGGCCATGGGACGCTCCCCCTGAAGAACATG from Thermoanaerobaculia bacterium includes the following:
- a CDS encoding Hsp20/alpha crystallin family protein; its protein translation is MAPARTRLEEILIIRSELNRLLEELHLPVLDQPGLWSPPMDCSEDCHNYYLTVEIPGATLSTVELNIQGKTLSVEGNRQPPEGSSAEAFQRLERFYGPFKRSITLSHPVDSDRVDAKLEHGILSITVPKRLRRSQGD